TCAATGGATAGTACCACCAGTGGATATAAGATATGCCGCCATTCTGAGCTAGATACTTCTGAATTTCTGTGTTGGCAATACTGGCCTTCCTTCTGCCAATATCTTGGGCCAAATATAAAGGTGTAATTCCAAAAAAAGATCCTCTTTTATTAATATCAGCGTCACTTTCGAGCAATAGCTTTACAGCTTCCAGGTGACTAAATCTTACGGCTTCATGTAAAGCTGAAAAGCCGATAGGATGCATGAAATCAATATCTGCTCCCCCTTTAAGTAAAGTTTGTAAAGTCTCAAGTTTTCCTGTTCTAGCGGCGGCAGCAATAGGTGTATCTAAATTCATGAGAAAGGGAATAGGTTCAATAAGAACATTAGGGTTAGCACCATGTTCAAGCAGCAGTTTTACAATTGTACTATGACCTTTTTCGGCAGCACGATGAAGAGGAGACGTACCAACATACGACAAATTCAGTGTGCCTGGCAGTAAAGTTCCTTTGCCATGAAGATTTACATCTGCGCCACAATCAATCAAAAGACGACAAATTTCCAGATATCCCAATTCTGATGCTGCTAGGAGTGCGGAGCCAAAGCTCATTTGTTCTTTTCCAGTGAGATCAACATCCGCACCAGCTCTAGCCAGAAGTTCAATAGCGTCAATCTTTTTCTCTCTTGTTGCTTTATAGATGAAAGATTGAGAATATCCATTTATGAACCTAGTCTCGTTTGGATCTCCCCCATTTGATAAAAAGGTATGTAGATTACTCAAGGCATGTGTATCCTGTAAGTCTATATCCCAAACTGAATTAAATGTCCTAGACATCTGATTGTCCATTA
The nucleotide sequence above comes from Leptolyngbya sp. CCY15150. Encoded proteins:
- a CDS encoding ankyrin repeat domain-containing protein, with the translated sequence MSRTFNSVWDIDLQDTHALSNLHTFLSNGGDPNETRFINGYSQSFIYKATREKKIDAIELLARAGADVDLTGKEQMSFGSALLAASELGYLEICRLLIDCGADVNLHGKGTLLPGTLNLSYVGTSPLHRAAEKGHSTIVKLLLEHGANPNVLIEPIPFLMNLDTPIAAAARTGKLETLQTLLKGGADIDFMHPIGFSALHEAVRFSHLEAVKLLLESDADINKRGSFFGITPLYLAQDIGRRKASIANTEIQKYLAQNGGISYIHWWYYPLIMLGFGFSYY